Proteins encoded within one genomic window of Nordella sp. HKS 07:
- a CDS encoding type I secretion system permease/ATPase, with the protein MSMPGSTRHSADSFAGLFERSVRDCKRDLLGVGAFSLVMSLLLLTVPIYMVQVYDRVLGSGSLETLLMLTIITVGALALLAILDGLRQAILVRIGMRFEASVAAPLLAASIKASAREGSYGIDMLREAAQVRSFLATGGVTALFDMPFALIFIVVVFLIHPLLGFVCTLGAVILISLTALTGWAVRRPFKDASQNSLAALEQAQAFIRQADLVHAMGIYPEAIAHWGAKHLASLRGWLTVATRNNILASVSKFVRLLIQIAILGLGGYLTLKHEITGGMIFAASLITSRALQPVESIIAGWKNIAQTRLNLARIRSALADESLARRRLVPPAPEGAISVEKLVYQPAPNRRPVLRGVSFELGVGESLGIVGPAGAGKSTLARILVGTIEPTSGKVRLDGSEISHWPREALGQHMGYLPQQPEFFPGTIAENIARMQQNPPDAAVLQAARISGANEVIVHMQDGYATEIGHTSFELSGGQKQRIGLARAFYGAPRVLVLDEPNANLDVQGDEALTKALLAAQADKVTIIIVAQRPSAIRFVDKLLVLMDGQVEAFGARDEILPRITSRQVSSNVTRLVPKGPS; encoded by the coding sequence ATGAGCATGCCAGGCTCGACCCGGCATTCTGCCGATAGCTTCGCTGGGCTGTTCGAAAGATCCGTCAGGGATTGCAAACGCGATCTTCTGGGGGTGGGAGCCTTCTCGCTGGTGATGAGCCTCCTGCTGCTCACGGTCCCCATCTACATGGTCCAGGTGTATGATCGGGTACTCGGCAGCGGAAGCCTCGAGACCCTCCTGATGCTGACCATCATCACGGTCGGCGCATTGGCGCTGCTGGCCATTCTCGATGGCCTCCGGCAAGCCATACTCGTGCGGATCGGCATGAGATTCGAAGCCTCCGTCGCTGCCCCCCTGCTCGCCGCCTCCATAAAGGCGTCGGCGCGCGAGGGCTCCTATGGCATCGATATGCTGCGCGAGGCGGCGCAAGTTCGCAGTTTCCTGGCGACGGGCGGCGTCACGGCCCTCTTCGACATGCCGTTCGCCCTGATCTTCATTGTCGTTGTCTTTCTCATTCACCCTCTTCTCGGTTTTGTGTGCACTCTCGGGGCCGTCATCTTGATCAGCCTGACCGCCCTTACCGGTTGGGCGGTAAGACGGCCGTTCAAAGATGCCTCGCAGAACTCTCTCGCCGCCCTCGAACAGGCCCAGGCCTTTATCCGGCAGGCGGATCTCGTGCATGCCATGGGCATCTATCCCGAAGCGATAGCGCATTGGGGGGCCAAGCACCTGGCCTCGCTGCGCGGCTGGCTCACCGTCGCCACCCGCAATAATATTCTCGCTTCGGTCTCGAAATTCGTGCGGTTGCTGATCCAGATCGCCATTCTTGGCCTTGGGGGGTATCTGACCCTGAAGCATGAGATCACCGGCGGCATGATATTCGCCGCCTCGCTCATAACCTCACGCGCTTTGCAGCCCGTCGAGAGCATCATCGCCGGCTGGAAGAACATCGCGCAAACACGGCTGAACCTCGCTCGGATCCGTTCGGCTCTCGCCGACGAAAGCCTCGCCCGCAGGCGGCTGGTCCCGCCCGCTCCGGAAGGAGCTATCTCGGTTGAAAAACTGGTCTATCAACCGGCGCCAAATCGCCGGCCCGTATTAAGGGGGGTGTCATTCGAGCTCGGAGTCGGCGAATCATTGGGCATCGTCGGCCCGGCGGGCGCCGGCAAATCCACCCTGGCGCGCATCCTCGTCGGCACGATCGAGCCAACATCCGGAAAGGTACGCCTGGACGGCTCCGAAATCAGTCACTGGCCGCGAGAGGCTCTCGGCCAGCATATGGGTTATCTGCCGCAGCAGCCGGAGTTCTTCCCCGGCACTATTGCCGAAAACATCGCCCGTATGCAGCAGAATCCGCCCGATGCGGCCGTGCTTCAGGCGGCGCGTATCTCGGGAGCAAACGAGGTGATCGTGCATATGCAAGATGGCTATGCCACTGAAATCGGACACACCTCGTTCGAACTATCGGGGGGACAGAAACAGCGCATCGGCCTGGCGCGCGCCTTCTATGGCGCCCCCCGCGTTCTGGTTCTTGACGAGCCGAACGCCAATCTCGACGTCCAGGGGGATGAGGCCTTGACCAAGGCGCTTCTCGCGGCCCAAGCCGACAAGGTGACGATCATCATCGTCGCGCAGCGGCCATCGGCCATCAGATTTGTGGACAAGCTGCTGGTCCTGATGGATGGACAGGTCGAGGCTTTCGGCGCCCGCGACGAGATTCTGCCCCGCATCACATCACGGCAGGTGTCCTCGAACGTCACCAGACTGGTGCCGAAAGGTCCGAGCTGA
- a CDS encoding HlyD family type I secretion periplasmic adaptor subunit, whose amino-acid sequence MSRILEAYSAWHRPLNLDISRPMVAGLMAIALFIGGGGIWAATAPLSGAVIAPGVIIASGENNTVAHLEGGIIDQLLVHEGDIVTQGQVLIRLSLTAAQANLDRLVDQYNTLRAMLTRLEAERDGLEAVTFPADLSTSDNPRTQSILKGQVAEFNARRDSLASELAIYQKQIESTKEQIVGFKAQKQSADQQLELIQTETADVQRLFDQGLAPKTRLLALKRTAAQLIGVQGDITAKMAEADQQIAETESRILNAHKDWMEKTVTQLRGVEVEAGDFGERVKAARDIADRIEIKAPVRGVIVKLFYNTPGGVIAPGQPVLELLPIDKALQVEARLNPDDINIVAPGGKAQLRFPSLRKRVIPTVSGEIVYVSADRLIDRATQLPYYTVRVKPAEELPPEFDQIRLLPGMPVEVFVETGERTFLNYLVGPITETFARAFRER is encoded by the coding sequence ATGTCAAGGATACTCGAGGCCTACTCCGCCTGGCACCGTCCGCTCAATCTCGACATCAGCCGACCGATGGTGGCTGGCCTGATGGCGATCGCGCTGTTTATTGGCGGTGGCGGAATATGGGCAGCGACCGCACCTCTTTCGGGCGCCGTCATCGCGCCGGGGGTCATCATCGCGAGCGGTGAAAACAACACCGTCGCCCATCTGGAGGGCGGCATCATTGATCAGCTGCTCGTACACGAAGGCGATATCGTCACCCAGGGCCAGGTCTTGATCCGACTGTCGCTGACCGCCGCTCAGGCCAATCTCGACCGGCTCGTGGATCAATACAACACATTGCGAGCCATGCTGACGAGACTGGAAGCCGAGCGCGACGGCCTGGAGGCCGTCACCTTCCCGGCCGATCTGTCGACAAGCGATAATCCCCGGACCCAGAGCATACTCAAGGGCCAGGTTGCCGAGTTCAATGCACGTCGGGACTCGCTCGCTTCCGAACTGGCCATCTATCAGAAGCAGATTGAGTCCACGAAGGAACAGATCGTCGGGTTCAAGGCCCAGAAGCAGTCGGCCGATCAGCAGTTGGAGTTGATCCAGACAGAGACGGCCGACGTGCAGCGGCTTTTCGACCAAGGGCTGGCACCGAAGACCCGCTTGCTGGCGCTGAAACGGACCGCCGCGCAACTCATCGGCGTGCAAGGCGACATCACGGCCAAGATGGCCGAGGCCGACCAACAGATCGCGGAGACCGAAAGCCGGATTTTGAATGCCCACAAGGACTGGATGGAAAAGACGGTCACTCAACTACGCGGTGTCGAAGTCGAGGCCGGTGACTTCGGCGAACGTGTCAAGGCGGCACGTGATATTGCCGATCGCATCGAGATTAAGGCGCCGGTGCGCGGTGTCATCGTCAAGCTCTTCTACAATACCCCCGGAGGGGTCATCGCACCCGGCCAGCCCGTACTCGAACTGCTGCCGATCGACAAGGCGCTTCAGGTGGAAGCCCGGCTCAATCCAGACGACATCAACATTGTGGCGCCCGGCGGAAAGGCACAACTCCGCTTCCCCTCCCTGCGCAAGCGCGTGATCCCCACGGTATCCGGCGAGATCGTCTATGTGTCGGCTGACCGGCTGATCGACAGGGCGACCCAGCTGCCCTATTACACGGTGCGGGTGAAACCAGCCGAGGAGCTGCCGCCGGAATTCGACCAGATCCGGCTGCTACCTGGAATGCCGGTCGAAGTCTTCGTCGAAACCGGAGAGCGGACTTTCCTCAACTATCTCGTCGGCCCGATCACGGAGACCTTTGCGCGCGCATTTCGCGAAAGATGA
- a CDS encoding calcium-binding protein has product MNIKGTPLADKLYGTEAADNLYGYDGNDFIWGNGGNDFIEGGNGRDSLYGGLGNDYIQGGDGDDYLEGNDGNDRLDGGDGADMMIGGLGNDSFDGKEGNDTIDGGDGHDHIIGGLGDDTIYGGAGEEYIDAGPGDDIIYAGPGNDGFINRIDPATGLVTQQAVGGGAGNDTIYGEGGDDALKGQAGDDRVYGGDGNDFVDGGDGNNYLDGGDGNDIIDAEGGTDEAHGGNGNDRIELGAGNDLAFGDAGADTIDGEAGADKLYGGNGNDLIFGGDGNDELHGDAGADTLSGDAGVDILWGGADADKFVFKGAGATIGQDVIMDFEDGVDRIVLEKLGIKSYNSSGAPGTVYAYDVAGGDVLIKGFDASGNLVSILLDDPTHSLSAANITSADFVFA; this is encoded by the coding sequence ATGAATATTAAGGGAACTCCCCTGGCCGATAAGCTTTACGGAACCGAAGCTGCCGACAATCTCTACGGGTATGATGGCAACGACTTCATCTGGGGCAATGGCGGCAACGACTTCATCGAAGGCGGGAATGGCAGGGATTCGCTGTATGGCGGTCTTGGAAACGATTACATCCAAGGCGGTGACGGCGATGACTATCTGGAGGGCAATGATGGCAATGACCGCCTGGATGGGGGCGACGGCGCCGACATGATGATCGGTGGTCTGGGGAACGATAGTTTCGATGGTAAGGAGGGCAATGACACCATCGATGGCGGTGATGGTCATGATCACATCATCGGCGGTCTGGGCGACGATACCATCTATGGCGGCGCCGGAGAGGAATATATCGACGCCGGCCCGGGCGATGACATTATCTATGCCGGCCCGGGAAACGATGGGTTCATCAATCGGATCGATCCGGCGACAGGCTTGGTGACGCAGCAAGCGGTGGGTGGTGGCGCCGGCAACGATACGATTTATGGGGAAGGCGGCGATGACGCGCTTAAGGGGCAGGCCGGAGACGATCGGGTTTATGGCGGCGACGGCAATGACTTCGTCGATGGCGGGGATGGCAACAACTATCTCGACGGCGGTGACGGAAACGATATCATCGATGCGGAAGGCGGCACTGATGAAGCGCATGGCGGGAATGGCAATGACAGAATAGAGCTCGGCGCCGGCAATGATCTGGCCTTTGGCGACGCAGGAGCCGACACAATCGATGGCGAGGCCGGGGCCGATAAGCTCTATGGCGGGAACGGGAACGATCTCATCTTCGGCGGGGATGGCAATGATGAGCTGCACGGTGACGCCGGCGCGGATACTCTCTCGGGAGATGCCGGCGTCGATATACTGTGGGGTGGCGCGGATGCCGACAAATTTGTCTTCAAGGGAGCCGGCGCGACAATCGGTCAGGATGTGATCATGGACTTTGAAGACGGGGTCGATCGCATCGTCCTGGAGAAGCTCGGCATAAAGAGCTACAACAGTTCGGGAGCCCCAGGCACTGTATATGCGTATGATGTGGCGGGTGGGGATGTGCTCATCAAGGGCTTTGACGCATCGGGAAACCTGGTCTCGATACTCCTCGACGATCCGACACACAGCCTGTCGGCCGCGAATATCACGAGCGCCGATTTCGTTTTCGCCTGA
- a CDS encoding class I SAM-dependent methyltransferase — translation MLVNIDECMPILRCPRTGEVLSRTGDVLVSQHNGTKFEYPILDGTPVLIDFDHSVLEEDRTIQQSASSVIERKSYRGPLLFIKHLLSPRKQSTRGNVGKLVELLRDVSKPARVLIVGGGSIGQGMDPLYADPSIHLYSFDIYASPYVQFIADAHQIPLPDEYFDAIVVQAVLEHVLQPAEVVAEIWRVLKFDGLVYAETPFMQQVHEGAFDFTRYTDSGHRYLFRQFDLIKSGASGGPGLQFMWSVDYLARGVFRSRRAGSLAKLAFFWTQYLDRFIPDEYQVDGASGVYFLGRKSRETVPPQAMARYYKGAQAHH, via the coding sequence ATGTTAGTCAATATTGATGAGTGCATGCCCATTTTGCGATGCCCGAGAACAGGAGAAGTTCTCTCGCGAACGGGAGACGTGCTCGTCTCCCAACACAATGGAACCAAATTCGAATATCCGATCCTGGACGGCACTCCGGTACTGATCGACTTCGACCACTCCGTCCTCGAGGAAGACAGGACCATTCAACAATCGGCCAGCAGCGTCATTGAACGGAAGAGCTATCGTGGTCCGTTGCTCTTCATCAAACACCTGCTGTCGCCGAGAAAGCAGAGCACGCGAGGCAATGTGGGAAAACTCGTCGAGCTCTTGCGAGACGTCAGCAAGCCCGCGCGTGTCTTGATCGTCGGCGGCGGCAGCATCGGCCAGGGAATGGACCCGCTCTATGCCGACCCGTCGATCCATCTTTACAGCTTCGATATCTATGCTTCCCCCTATGTTCAGTTTATCGCCGACGCGCACCAGATCCCTTTGCCCGACGAGTATTTCGATGCGATCGTGGTGCAGGCGGTTCTCGAGCATGTCCTTCAGCCCGCCGAAGTCGTGGCCGAAATCTGGCGCGTATTGAAGTTCGACGGACTGGTCTACGCCGAAACACCTTTCATGCAGCAGGTCCATGAAGGGGCATTCGACTTCACGCGCTATACGGATAGCGGGCACCGATATCTGTTCCGACAATTTGATCTGATCAAATCCGGTGCCAGCGGGGGCCCCGGACTGCAGTTCATGTGGTCGGTCGACTACCTCGCGCGCGGCGTTTTCCGCTCCCGGCGGGCCGGCAGCCTGGCGAAACTGGCTTTCTTCTGGACCCAATATCTCGACAGGTTCATTCCGGACGAGTATCAGGTCGATGGCGCAAGTGGCGTGTACTTTCTGGGCAGAAAGTCACGCGAAACTGTGCCCCCGCAGGCGATGGCCAGATACTACAAGGGCGCCCAGGCTCACCATTGA